Genomic DNA from Macadamia integrifolia cultivar HAES 741 chromosome 6, SCU_Mint_v3, whole genome shotgun sequence:
CGAGAAGATGGTAATGAGTGAATCTCAGTCTGAATTTGGGAGAGCCATTATAAATGCTGTTGATGCCATTCCAGAcctcaattttcaacaaaagtttaaggccaaggaatatttcatggccaagtggaattctgccattatcttcttggaaacaaaagtagaagataggcgaaatctgcttgagatgtacttgccagagattgagaagaattgaggtgaTAAAAGTAAGTGTTTGGACATTATCCGAGAATGGTTTTATTGAGCAAGAAAATGTATCTGTTTGGTTGATGTAACTTTTGGTTTATGTTAAGTCTGTGACAATGGTGAAATGTAGTATTAAGACAGGTTAAGACAATGGTTCTTCATATGTTTCTATCTGAATGATTTCAAGGTTTAAATATGGACAACATCATTCTTATTTGTCCATTTATATTTTGGTTTAGTTGGTATGGTATAAACAGGAAGCGCATAGGAAGCCAGTTTATTTGGTTTATGTGCCATTGaagtctcctattttttgtccatCACACTCAGATGGGGGGTGTACTTAAtagtattttctatgcatatagactattgaaaatgtttgtgttaactTACAGATGACATCGAATATATCCGCTTGTGATATTGCAAAGTGTGATTACTGTGGGAAAGGTTGCTCAGTTTTCACTTCTAAGTCAGGGTCacatgttggaaggaaattttttaaatgttcaatgaattgccacttcttcatgtgggttgaCCATCTTAAGATGTGTGACTGTGGGAACGGTCAGTGTAAGGTCAGAACTGCGAAAACAAGTGCAAATTATGGTCGATATTTTTGGTGCTGTCCACAATCAACTGGGgtatgaatttcttaaattttttgtttaatttaattttttttttttcagatgtttaagatttgaatgtttattttcttgtattcttataaaatgattatatttgctttataggttgaaaacaaaggttgtggaatgtttGAATGGATATCAAGTTCAAGCCCAAGTTGTGATACTTACCAGACTCCACCTAGGTCCCTATGCTCAGAaacatcaacttcatcatctccttccccttcatcagactatatcaaaggatacttgaacggtgcaataaaagaatctgagggtcatatgaggatgttgagagatgttcttgacgtagtcaagaag
This window encodes:
- the LOC122082763 gene encoding uncharacterized protein LOC122082763, with translation MTSNISACDIAKCDYCGKGCSVFTSKSGSHVGRKFFKCSMNCHFFMWVDHLKMCDCGNGQCKVRTAKTSANYGRYFWCCPQSTGVENKGCGMFEWISSSSPSCDTYQTPPRSLCSETSTSSSPSPSSDYIKGYLNGAIKESEGHMRMLRDVLDVVKKLDLNKNV